In one Sander lucioperca isolate FBNREF2018 chromosome 7, SLUC_FBN_1.2, whole genome shotgun sequence genomic region, the following are encoded:
- the tsnaxip1 gene encoding translin-associated factor X-interacting protein 1 isoform X1, with the protein MSPHKDIKFPPLTPSQKQRLTYEHRLQNDTVQTSEEGQEGESAGAVQPAARKLCWTGSSYIYAGPGRKPQLLMHLESYLNKELHTISSHEPTFQELKLQVYRDVFGCFIKEFKTYQPLLSGIKKEYENTLAYLQDQIRELEPLRSHLRLVTEECDRKIQARWAEEQAEIGALKREKQQLQRHIEAMREKEKAMEAVVDCLQSQLSQQYLQYREERDARKLLIWKLNDLTRGSVKEEHPADDNIEAKDPVGLQLALKVCREDLTKAQVELNRMKAEYWDVVPRRNWDTLEQTHRQNLLQLKTLQGDFDQLKREYDTLLELHKSGSMQNKTQDPITVQMDESVSQGQSQTQSRNLKDPIDLDAPESSTLTVQEFRAALRTAFPLKSDQEIDELVASAQSEPDNSNDTISSQRLHSLLAESGVAALHPALE; encoded by the exons ATGTCACCACATAAAGATATTAAATTCCCACCTTTAACTCCGTCACAAAAACAAAG actTACATATGAGCATAGACTACAAAATGACACTGTCCAGACATCAGAGGAAGGGCAAGAAGGAGAAAGTGCTGGTGCTGTCCAACCTGCAGCAAGAAAG TTGTGCTGGACAGGTAGCAGTTACATTTATGCAGGCCCGGGGAGAAAGCCTCAACTTCTGATGCACTTGGAGAGCTATCTGAACAAGGAGCTGCATACAATCAGCTCCCATGAGCCAACATTTCAGGAACTTAAACTACAG GTCTACCGTGATGTCTTTGGTTGTTTCATCAAAGAGTTCAAAACCTACCAACCCCTTCTTTCTGGCATCAAAAaggaatatgaaaacactttag CATATCTGCAGGATCAAATCCGAGAACTGGAACCACTGCGATCCCATCTGAGGCTAGTGACAGAGGAATGTGACAGGAAGATTCAAGCTCGCTGGGCAGAGGAGCAGGCTGAGATTGGAGCCTTGAAAAGGGAGAAGCAGCAACTGCAGAGGCACATTGAGGCcatgagggagaaagaaaaggctATGGAGGCGGTG GTGGACTGCCTGCAGTCTCAACTCTCCCAGCAGTATCTGCAGTACAGGGAGGAGCGGGATGCCCGCAAGCTGTTGATCTGGAAGCTCAATGACCTAACAAGAGGCTCTGTGAAGGAGGAGCATCCTGCAGATGACAACATTG aggctaaAGACCCTGTGGGGCTGCAGCTCGCTCTGAAGGTGTGTCGGGAAGACCTGACCAAAGCCCAGGTGGAGCTCAACAGGATGAAGGCAGAGTACTGGGATGTCGTGCCAAGACGCAACTGGGACACCCtggaacaaacacacagacagaacctCCTGCAG TTGAAGACGCTGCAGGGTGACTTTGATCAGTTGAAGAGGGAGTATGACACCCTGCTGGAGCTCCACAAAAGTGGCAGCATGCAGAACAAGACACAGGACCCCATCACTGTGCAG atggATGAGAGTGTGTCCCAAGGGCAAAGCCAGACTCAGTCTCGCAACCTAAAAGACCCGATCGACTTGGATGCCCCTGAGAGCAGCACACTCACTGTACAGGAGTTTAG GGCGGCCCTGAGGACAGCGTTTCCTCTGAAGTCAGATCAGGAAATAGATGAACTTGTGGCCTCGGCTCAAAGCGAACCAGACAACAGCAATGACACCATCTCCTCTCAGAGACTCCACAGCCTG CTAGCAGAATCTGGTGTGGCAGCCTTACATCCAGCTCTTGAATAA
- the tsnaxip1 gene encoding translin-associated factor X-interacting protein 1 isoform X3 has translation MREKEKAMEAVVDCLQSQLSQQYLQYREERDARKLLIWKLNDLTRGSVKEEHPADDNIEAKDPVGLQLALKVCREDLTKAQVELNRMKAEYWDVVPRRNWDTLEQTHRQNLLQLKTLQGDFDQLKREYDTLLELHKSGSMQNKTQDPITVQMDESVSQGQSQTQSRNLKDPIDLDAPESSTLTVQEFRAALRTAFPLKSDQEIDELVASAQSEPDNSNDTISSQRLHSLLAESGVAALHPALE, from the exons atgagggagaaagaaaaggctATGGAGGCGGTG GTGGACTGCCTGCAGTCTCAACTCTCCCAGCAGTATCTGCAGTACAGGGAGGAGCGGGATGCCCGCAAGCTGTTGATCTGGAAGCTCAATGACCTAACAAGAGGCTCTGTGAAGGAGGAGCATCCTGCAGATGACAACATTG aggctaaAGACCCTGTGGGGCTGCAGCTCGCTCTGAAGGTGTGTCGGGAAGACCTGACCAAAGCCCAGGTGGAGCTCAACAGGATGAAGGCAGAGTACTGGGATGTCGTGCCAAGACGCAACTGGGACACCCtggaacaaacacacagacagaacctCCTGCAG TTGAAGACGCTGCAGGGTGACTTTGATCAGTTGAAGAGGGAGTATGACACCCTGCTGGAGCTCCACAAAAGTGGCAGCATGCAGAACAAGACACAGGACCCCATCACTGTGCAG atggATGAGAGTGTGTCCCAAGGGCAAAGCCAGACTCAGTCTCGCAACCTAAAAGACCCGATCGACTTGGATGCCCCTGAGAGCAGCACACTCACTGTACAGGAGTTTAG GGCGGCCCTGAGGACAGCGTTTCCTCTGAAGTCAGATCAGGAAATAGATGAACTTGTGGCCTCGGCTCAAAGCGAACCAGACAACAGCAATGACACCATCTCCTCTCAGAGACTCCACAGCCTG CTAGCAGAATCTGGTGTGGCAGCCTTACATCCAGCTCTTGAATAA
- the tsnaxip1 gene encoding translin-associated factor X-interacting protein 1 isoform X2, with protein sequence MHLESYLNKELHTISSHEPTFQELKLQVYRDVFGCFIKEFKTYQPLLSGIKKEYENTLAYLQDQIRELEPLRSHLRLVTEECDRKIQARWAEEQAEIGALKREKQQLQRHIEAMREKEKAMEAVVDCLQSQLSQQYLQYREERDARKLLIWKLNDLTRGSVKEEHPADDNIEAKDPVGLQLALKVCREDLTKAQVELNRMKAEYWDVVPRRNWDTLEQTHRQNLLQLKTLQGDFDQLKREYDTLLELHKSGSMQNKTQDPITVQMDESVSQGQSQTQSRNLKDPIDLDAPESSTLTVQEFRAALRTAFPLKSDQEIDELVASAQSEPDNSNDTISSQRLHSLLAESGVAALHPALE encoded by the exons ATGCACTTGGAGAGCTATCTGAACAAGGAGCTGCATACAATCAGCTCCCATGAGCCAACATTTCAGGAACTTAAACTACAG GTCTACCGTGATGTCTTTGGTTGTTTCATCAAAGAGTTCAAAACCTACCAACCCCTTCTTTCTGGCATCAAAAaggaatatgaaaacactttag CATATCTGCAGGATCAAATCCGAGAACTGGAACCACTGCGATCCCATCTGAGGCTAGTGACAGAGGAATGTGACAGGAAGATTCAAGCTCGCTGGGCAGAGGAGCAGGCTGAGATTGGAGCCTTGAAAAGGGAGAAGCAGCAACTGCAGAGGCACATTGAGGCcatgagggagaaagaaaaggctATGGAGGCGGTG GTGGACTGCCTGCAGTCTCAACTCTCCCAGCAGTATCTGCAGTACAGGGAGGAGCGGGATGCCCGCAAGCTGTTGATCTGGAAGCTCAATGACCTAACAAGAGGCTCTGTGAAGGAGGAGCATCCTGCAGATGACAACATTG aggctaaAGACCCTGTGGGGCTGCAGCTCGCTCTGAAGGTGTGTCGGGAAGACCTGACCAAAGCCCAGGTGGAGCTCAACAGGATGAAGGCAGAGTACTGGGATGTCGTGCCAAGACGCAACTGGGACACCCtggaacaaacacacagacagaacctCCTGCAG TTGAAGACGCTGCAGGGTGACTTTGATCAGTTGAAGAGGGAGTATGACACCCTGCTGGAGCTCCACAAAAGTGGCAGCATGCAGAACAAGACACAGGACCCCATCACTGTGCAG atggATGAGAGTGTGTCCCAAGGGCAAAGCCAGACTCAGTCTCGCAACCTAAAAGACCCGATCGACTTGGATGCCCCTGAGAGCAGCACACTCACTGTACAGGAGTTTAG GGCGGCCCTGAGGACAGCGTTTCCTCTGAAGTCAGATCAGGAAATAGATGAACTTGTGGCCTCGGCTCAAAGCGAACCAGACAACAGCAATGACACCATCTCCTCTCAGAGACTCCACAGCCTG CTAGCAGAATCTGGTGTGGCAGCCTTACATCCAGCTCTTGAATAA